A single region of the Bacteroides luhongzhouii genome encodes:
- the panC gene encoding pantoate--beta-alanine ligase: MKVVHTIKDLQAELTVLRAQGKKVGLVPTMGALHAGHASLVKRSVSENGVTVVSVFVNPTQFNDKNDLEKYPRTLDADCRLLEECGADFAFAPSVSEMYPEPDTRQFSYSPLDTVMEGAFRPGHFNGVCQIVSKLFDAVQPDRAYFGEKDFQQLAIIREMVRQLKYNLEIVGCSIVREEDGLALSSRNKRLSAEERENALNISRTLFKSRNFAATHTVSETQKMVEDAIEAAPGLLMEYFEIVDGNTLQKISNWEDTSYAVGCITVFCGEVRLIDNIKYKE; this comes from the coding sequence ATGAAAGTAGTGCACACTATCAAGGACTTACAGGCAGAATTGACTGTCTTGAGAGCCCAAGGTAAAAAGGTGGGACTGGTTCCTACAATGGGTGCTTTACATGCGGGACATGCATCTCTGGTAAAGCGCAGCGTAAGTGAGAATGGTGTAACTGTTGTGAGTGTTTTTGTGAATCCCACACAGTTTAACGATAAAAACGATTTGGAGAAATATCCGCGTACGTTGGATGCAGATTGCCGTTTGTTGGAAGAATGCGGAGCGGATTTCGCTTTTGCTCCTTCGGTAAGCGAAATGTATCCGGAACCGGATACCCGTCAATTTAGCTATTCACCATTGGATACGGTGATGGAAGGTGCTTTCCGTCCGGGTCATTTTAACGGTGTTTGCCAGATTGTCAGCAAACTGTTTGATGCCGTACAGCCGGACCGTGCATATTTCGGAGAGAAGGATTTTCAGCAGTTAGCAATTATTCGTGAGATGGTTCGACAATTGAAATATAACCTTGAAATTGTAGGTTGTTCAATTGTGCGTGAGGAAGATGGACTGGCATTGAGTAGCCGGAATAAACGTTTATCTGCGGAAGAACGTGAAAATGCTTTAAATATTTCCCGGACCTTATTTAAAAGTCGTAACTTTGCAGCCACTCACACAGTGAGCGAAACGCAAAAGATGGTAGAAGATGCGATTGAAGCTGCTCCGGGGTTGCTCATGGAGTATTTTGAGATCGTAGACGGAAACACATTGCAGAAAATTAGTAATTGGGAGGATACTTCCTATGCAGTAGGATGCATCACTGTATTCTGTGGAGAAGTCCGACTGATTGATAACATTAAATATAAAGAATAA